CTTACAATGGAAATCTTCAAACACATTGCACAAACCCCCGTTCTTTTTGCTGATGTCAGGCACTATTTTGAGGATAAAGATATCTTAGACCTCTGCAACTCAGGAACACACGCTACATATTTTGCAGGAAAATCCTTTGATCCTGAGGTAAACCTAAAGAAAGTGACGCTTTACCCTGAAAGTTTCTACTTCCCCGCAGGAGGAGCCGCTGTAAAGCACTTTGCTGCCCCCGGAAGGGTGACAATGGCTCGATTGGCCAGACAAAATGGTAAATATGTCATGACTATCGTTCCCGGAGAATTCTTGGAACTCCCCGAAAACGAAATGGAGAAGCTAGCGAAAGACGTACAAATCGAATGGCCACATGCTTACATGAAATTAGACACAGATATGGAAACATTCCTCAGAAATTATCCGTGTAACCACATACATGGCGTTTATGGAGATTACACTGAAGAATTGGTGCATTTTTGTCGGTTAAAGGGTATCGAATACAGAATCCTTGGATCGCAGAAATGAGCTTCTGGGGGTATAGACTATGTTGAAAAATATTCCAAAGGTAATCTCTCCTGACCTGATGGCTGTACTCATGAAAATGGGACATGGAGATGAGATCGTTTTGGCAGACGGGAATTTTCCGGCTGAATCTTTCGGTCCCCAGGTCGTCAGGGCCGATGGCCTTGGAATTCCAGAACTTCTAGACGCAATCTTAAACTTTCTCCCATTAGATACTTTTGTGGACGAAAACGTTATTCTTATGGACAACGGGAAAGAAGAGAAACCGCCTATTTGGGAAGATTACAAAAGGATTCTCGAGGCGTCTGGCGAAAAGATAAAACTGAAAACGGTAGATAGATTCGAATTTTACAACCTGGCTAAGAAAGCATATTGTATAGTAGCCACAAGCGAAACCGCATTGTATGCAAACGTCATACTCAAAAAAGGAGTGGTAGAAATTTAATGCTATTCATCGACGACTTCAGTGAAGAGGCTGTAAGACTGGTGGAAA
This genomic interval from Kosmotoga pacifica contains the following:
- a CDS encoding RbsD/FucU family protein, which translates into the protein MLKNIPKVISPDLMAVLMKMGHGDEIVLADGNFPAESFGPQVVRADGLGIPELLDAILNFLPLDTFVDENVILMDNGKEEKPPIWEDYKRILEASGEKIKLKTVDRFEFYNLAKKAYCIVATSETALYANVILKKGVVEI